The sequence CTCCCCGCTGGGCATCTCAGATGCACAGATCGCCCAGGTTTATATCTGGTCCCCTTTCATCTACCTGCTCAGCTCTCTGATCTACACCGTCCGGCAAGCTCTGCAACGCTCCCTGATGATTTACGGACTTAGTTTGGCCGTGGGGCTGTATACGGTGGCTTTAAGCGGTTTCGAGGGCCTGGGAAATTTCGCTCGCCTGGTGGAGTTCTATCTGGCAAGTGGATTGTGGATGGCGATGCTTTACATTCTGGGCACCCTTAAAACCCGTCTCGCGCGCATGACTACCCGCATGAGTGAAATGGAGCGTATGGCCCACCGTGACGCGCTCACTGGAGTCGGCAACCGCCGTCACATGGAAGTTCGTTTAACACAGCAGCTCGAGCAATTTCAGCGGTACGGCATGGCGTGGGCGGTGATCCTGCTCGACATCGACGATTTCAAGCGGGTGAATGATCTGCATGGACACGAGGTGGGCGACTATGTGCTGCAACAGGTCGCTCAGCTCGTGCAGCACGATCTGCGTGACACGGATCAACTCGCCCGCTGGGGCGGTGAGGAATTTCTGATCGTGGTCCCACAAACCGATCTGTTCCATGTCCAGGCTCTGGCAGAACGGATTCGGTCACTGATCGGTCGATCGCCTTTCAATGGAGTTGGTTCCATTACGGCCAGCTTCGGTGTGGCCGCCTATCGGGACGGCGAAAGCATCCTGACCCTGATGCAGCGGGCTGACGAAGCCCTTTACCGGGCCAAACATGCTGGCAAGAACCAGGTGAAGGTGGCCCGGTTGACCACCGACGCTTTGCTCCTGCCTGAGCTTCATAATCCTTTTCCGGTGCGGACACCCGACCTAGACCCAGAGCTGTGCCAGGAAGTCTCGGACTGGCTGCAAGTCTTTGGCCTCGGTCCCCGGGATGCCCATTCCCGGTATGCGTTCGCCGTGGACTTTGTGGGCCTCGCCGCCGCTTTACAT is a genomic window of Deinococcus aerolatus containing:
- a CDS encoding diguanylate cyclase, whose product is MSESTEQLSLLKRQAYLVALPATLLMVLLTLALNINSTPDPFNQVALPLLAAVLLGLSAALYLRLVPLRWIEHGFYSVVAVSFLAKLGSLSLGSPLGISDAQIAQVYIWSPFIYLLSSLIYTVRQALQRSLMIYGLSLAVGLYTVALSGFEGLGNFARLVEFYLASGLWMAMLYILGTLKTRLARMTTRMSEMERMAHRDALTGVGNRRHMEVRLTQQLEQFQRYGMAWAVILLDIDDFKRVNDLHGHEVGDYVLQQVAQLVQHDLRDTDQLARWGGEEFLIVVPQTDLFHVQALAERIRSLIGRSPFNGVGSITASFGVAAYRDGESILTLMQRADEALYRAKHAGKNQVKVARLTTDALLLPELHNPFPVRTPDLDPELCQEVSDWLQVFGLGPRDAHSRYAFAVDFVGLAAALHPHASRAGLRQTADWYSLMFLHDDRCDSSGVGKDPVRLQGLTERLLSIFQGSPPRPDDEPLAQALGDLRGRLLSYGGAHWLQEVTEQMRAYGSAPEIPTENGPPVERVGHTGG